The following are encoded in a window of Cryobacterium sp. CG_9.6 genomic DNA:
- a CDS encoding R3H domain-containing nucleic acid-binding protein, with protein MEQEGDIAADYIEEFLDICDLDGDIDIDAHNGRAYLSVNASDGDNLRVLSKPETVNALQELTRLAVQNKTGSFSRLILDIGGSRNVRENELAALVSRAAERIEGGAAEASLPPMSSYERKLVHDLVAARGYKSVSQGEGRDRHTVITAI; from the coding sequence CTGGAGCAGGAAGGCGACATTGCCGCCGACTACATCGAGGAGTTTCTCGACATCTGCGACCTTGACGGTGATATTGACATTGACGCGCACAATGGACGTGCGTATTTGTCCGTCAATGCGTCTGACGGGGACAACTTGAGGGTCCTCAGTAAGCCCGAGACCGTCAATGCGTTGCAAGAGCTCACACGTCTGGCTGTTCAGAATAAGACCGGATCGTTTTCCCGTCTTATCTTGGACATCGGCGGGTCACGCAATGTCCGTGAAAACGAGCTTGCCGCCCTCGTATCGCGCGCCGCGGAGAGAATTGAGGGGGGCGCTGCCGAGGCGTCTCTGCCGCCGATGTCGTCGTATGAGCGCAAGCTGGTACACGATCTTGTTGCAGCTCGCGGTTACAAGTCAGTTTCCCAGGGTGAGGGCCGTGACCGTCACACGGTCATCACCGCGATCTAG
- a CDS encoding GIY-YIG nuclease family protein: protein MAGMPYMYILRCSDGSYYVGSTWHVMRRVWEHNHGGGAKYTENRRPVTLAYFEEYELVADAYAREKQVQNWGRKKREALIDGRLSDLPGLSHGAGGPT, encoded by the coding sequence ATGGCAGGCATGCCATACATGTACATTCTGAGATGTTCAGATGGGTCGTACTACGTGGGAAGCACCTGGCACGTGATGCGTCGAGTGTGGGAGCACAACCATGGAGGCGGTGCGAAGTACACCGAAAATCGACGTCCGGTAACGCTTGCTTACTTCGAAGAATACGAGCTGGTAGCGGATGCCTATGCGCGTGAGAAGCAGGTTCAGAACTGGGGTCGCAAGAAGCGTGAGGCCCTCATTGATGGTCGACTTAGTGATTTGCCCGGGTTGAGTCATGGAGCAGGAGGTCCTACCTAG
- the trxB gene encoding thioredoxin-disulfide reductase — translation MRQIIIIGSGPAGYTAAIYAARANLKPLLIASSVEAGGELMNTTDVENFPGFPDGVQGPDLMTKMQEQAERFGTEVVYDDVTSLDLTGSTKTITLGSGETHEALSVIFATGSAYRKLGLPDEDRLSGRGVSWCATCDGFFFKGKTIAVIGGGDSAMEEATFLTRFAEKVYVIHRKDELRASKIMQDRAFANEKIEFIWNSEVVGITGAEAVDGVQLRDTVTGAETSLPLGGMFIAIGNDPRTHLIHGQLDLTAEGTIAVAGRSAKTSQTGVFAAGDVIDSSYRQAVTAAGSGCAAALDAEHYLSTLPEDLLASASDTELATATN, via the coding sequence GTGCGCCAGATCATCATTATCGGTTCGGGTCCGGCCGGTTACACGGCTGCCATCTACGCCGCTCGAGCCAACCTGAAGCCGCTGCTCATCGCGAGCTCGGTCGAGGCCGGCGGCGAGTTGATGAACACGACCGACGTCGAAAACTTCCCGGGCTTCCCGGATGGCGTGCAGGGTCCGGATCTCATGACCAAGATGCAGGAACAGGCCGAGCGCTTCGGCACCGAGGTTGTCTACGACGACGTCACGTCACTTGATCTCACGGGGTCGACGAAGACCATCACGCTGGGTTCCGGCGAGACCCATGAAGCACTCTCCGTGATCTTCGCTACGGGCTCGGCGTACCGCAAGCTCGGCCTTCCCGACGAGGATCGACTCTCGGGCCGCGGCGTGTCGTGGTGTGCCACCTGCGATGGCTTCTTCTTCAAGGGCAAGACGATTGCCGTCATCGGCGGTGGCGACTCAGCCATGGAGGAAGCAACCTTCCTCACCCGGTTTGCCGAGAAGGTGTACGTAATTCACCGTAAGGATGAACTGCGTGCCTCGAAGATCATGCAGGACCGTGCCTTTGCCAACGAGAAGATTGAGTTCATCTGGAACTCGGAAGTCGTGGGTATCACTGGTGCGGAGGCCGTTGACGGCGTGCAGCTCCGCGACACGGTCACGGGCGCCGAGACCAGCCTTCCCCTGGGCGGCATGTTCATCGCCATCGGAAACGACCCCCGCACGCACCTGATTCACGGCCAGCTGGACCTCACCGCAGAAGGCACCATCGCGGTCGCCGGCCGCTCGGCGAAGACCAGCCAGACCGGTGTCTTCGCCGCGGGCGACGTCATTGACTCCAGCTACCGTCAGGCCGTCACGGCTGCCGGTTCAGGGTGTGCTGCCGCGCTCGACGCGGAACACTACCTCAGCACCCTCCCCGAAGACCTGCTGGCTTCGGCCAGCGACACCGAACTCGCAACAGCAACAAACTAA
- the yidD gene encoding membrane protein insertion efficiency factor YidD, whose amino-acid sequence MNVVVATVWLIPRNVGVILLRAYRALISPLYGNVCRYYPSCSGYALAAIQEHGLIIGSVLAARRLARCHPWAEGGIDDVPLKRKRRYSVTSFGFVVLPSHGKG is encoded by the coding sequence ATGAACGTCGTCGTTGCGACCGTGTGGCTCATTCCCCGAAACGTGGGTGTAATTCTCCTTCGCGCCTACCGTGCGTTGATCTCACCGCTTTACGGCAATGTTTGCCGGTATTACCCCTCCTGTTCGGGCTATGCATTGGCCGCTATACAGGAACACGGACTTATTATTGGATCAGTGCTGGCCGCCCGTCGGTTGGCACGATGCCATCCATGGGCCGAAGGTGGAATAGATGATGTTCCTCTCAAACGTAAACGTCGCTATTCCGTGACGTCATTTGGTTTTGTCGTCTTACCAAGCCACGGAAAGGGCTGA
- the trxA gene encoding thioredoxin, protein MMTARSVTEANFDQEVINNEKTVLVDFWAEWCGPCRAVSPILDQIAAEHSDKLDIVKLNVDDHPALAAKYQITSIPAMKVFQKGEVVKTVIGAKPKPALEADLAAYLA, encoded by the coding sequence ATCATGACTGCACGCTCAGTAACAGAGGCCAACTTCGATCAGGAAGTCATTAACAACGAAAAGACCGTTCTGGTGGACTTCTGGGCCGAGTGGTGTGGCCCCTGCCGCGCCGTCAGCCCCATCCTTGACCAGATCGCCGCAGAGCACTCCGACAAGCTCGACATCGTGAAGCTCAACGTTGACGACCACCCGGCCCTTGCTGCCAAGTACCAGATCACCTCGATTCCCGCCATGAAGGTCTTCCAGAAGGGCGAGGTCGTCAAGACCGTTATCGGCGCCAAGCCGAAGCCTGCCCTCGAAGCAGACCTGGCCGCCTACCTCGCGTAG
- a CDS encoding D-alanine--D-alanine ligase, whose amino-acid sequence MTEKSDIASPDESALPVLDIVVLAGGISHERDVSMRSGRRVADALTDVGHRVVILDPGAGLLAELAERRPDVIWPALHGATGEDGALRSLLGTTGIPYVGSRGEAAALAWSKPVAKELVRRAGYDTPLSIALSKETFRDLGASSVLEHLLGALNPPVVVKPAQGGSAQGVTIVASAGALPRAMVDAYTYADVALVESQVQGTELAVAVIDGPDGPVALPAVEIVPVSGVYSFEARYNAGETDFYTPARIPADVAARVSATAVAIHTLLGLRHLSRIDLIVDAAGTPWFLEANVCPGLTETSLVPQAIEASGQTLGDVYTALARAAIADAA is encoded by the coding sequence ATGACTGAAAAAAGTGACATCGCATCACCTGATGAGAGTGCTCTGCCCGTACTGGATATTGTCGTGCTCGCCGGTGGAATCTCTCACGAGCGCGATGTTTCGATGCGCTCAGGACGACGCGTAGCCGATGCGCTTACCGACGTGGGTCACCGGGTCGTAATTCTGGATCCCGGAGCCGGCCTGCTCGCGGAATTAGCGGAACGACGTCCTGACGTAATTTGGCCGGCGCTCCATGGTGCCACGGGAGAAGACGGCGCTCTCCGATCCCTGCTCGGCACCACCGGCATCCCGTATGTCGGGTCGAGAGGTGAAGCCGCAGCGCTGGCCTGGTCGAAGCCCGTTGCGAAGGAGCTGGTGCGCCGAGCGGGGTACGACACTCCCCTGTCGATCGCACTATCGAAGGAAACCTTTCGTGACCTGGGTGCCTCAAGCGTGCTCGAGCACCTGCTCGGGGCCCTCAACCCTCCCGTGGTCGTCAAGCCGGCCCAGGGAGGGTCGGCGCAGGGCGTTACTATTGTGGCCTCTGCCGGGGCTCTGCCGCGCGCAATGGTCGACGCCTACACCTATGCCGATGTAGCCCTCGTTGAGTCCCAGGTGCAGGGCACAGAGCTGGCTGTGGCTGTTATTGACGGCCCCGACGGCCCTGTAGCGCTTCCAGCCGTAGAAATCGTACCGGTGAGCGGTGTGTACAGCTTTGAGGCGCGTTATAACGCCGGTGAGACGGACTTTTACACGCCTGCACGCATTCCAGCGGATGTTGCCGCCCGCGTCAGTGCCACCGCCGTCGCCATCCACACATTGCTGGGATTACGGCACCTGTCACGAATTGACCTGATTGTGGATGCCGCCGGCACACCATGGTTCCTCGAGGCCAACGTGTGCCCAGGCCTCACGGAAACGTCGCTGGTACCTCAGGCGATTGAGGCCTCCGGTCAGACGCTCGGCGACGTCTACACCGCGCTCGCTCGCGCAGCCATCGCCGACGCCGCCTAA
- a CDS encoding ParB/RepB/Spo0J family partition protein produces the protein MAAKRTGLGRGIGALIPIQDNPSVDRPVDVFFPRSTPEVEDVVLVPVPGAHLAHLNLADIVPNAQQPRTIFDEGDLAELIHSIREVGVLQPIVVRPLPESPGKYELVMGERRLRASKEAGLATIPAVVRDTADVDMLRDALLENLHRAQLNPLEEASAYQQLLSDFGITQDELATRIGRSRPQITNTIRLLKLPESVQLRVAAGVLSAGHARAILSVVDTAGMLSLADKIVNEDLSVRAAEAAAAAGPKVEKAKPLPGRRQGHLDEIAEHLGDRLDTRVRINLGARKGQITVDFATIGDLNRILGSLGEPGYGPNVG, from the coding sequence ATGGCAGCAAAACGCACGGGTTTGGGTCGCGGAATTGGTGCGCTGATTCCGATCCAGGATAATCCCTCGGTTGACCGTCCCGTTGACGTGTTTTTCCCGCGGTCAACCCCCGAGGTTGAGGATGTTGTACTGGTTCCCGTTCCTGGGGCACACCTTGCGCACCTGAATCTTGCTGATATTGTCCCCAACGCTCAGCAGCCGCGCACGATCTTTGATGAGGGCGACCTTGCAGAACTGATTCACAGTATTCGTGAAGTCGGCGTTCTGCAGCCTATTGTTGTTCGCCCCCTTCCTGAATCACCGGGGAAGTATGAGCTTGTCATGGGGGAGCGGCGTCTCCGGGCCAGCAAAGAAGCCGGCCTGGCCACGATTCCGGCCGTTGTGCGTGACACCGCTGATGTAGACATGCTTCGTGACGCCCTCTTGGAGAACCTGCATCGCGCCCAGCTCAATCCACTGGAAGAGGCATCCGCGTATCAGCAGTTGCTGTCTGATTTTGGTATTACGCAGGATGAGCTGGCGACGCGCATTGGCCGCTCACGCCCACAGATAACTAATACGATTCGGTTGCTCAAGCTGCCGGAGTCAGTTCAGTTACGGGTTGCAGCTGGTGTGCTGAGTGCGGGTCACGCGCGCGCCATTTTGTCTGTGGTTGATACGGCAGGCATGTTGAGTCTCGCGGACAAGATCGTGAACGAAGACCTGTCTGTACGCGCTGCTGAAGCTGCTGCCGCGGCTGGGCCGAAGGTCGAAAAGGCGAAACCGTTGCCCGGAAGACGCCAAGGACACCTCGATGAGATCGCCGAGCACCTCGGGGACCGCCTCGATACGCGCGTTAGGATCAATCTGGGAGCACGCAAAGGCCAGATTACGGTGGATTTCGCGACCATTGGCGACCTCAACCGCATTCTCGGATCCCTTGGGGAGCCCGGCTACGGTCCCAACGTAGGCTAA
- the rnpA gene encoding ribonuclease P protein component, with protein sequence MLAHVNRITRGSDYQGVVRRGVRRVGAHTVIYVRKNPDVPAGAEGVPARFGFIVAKNVGNAVKRNSVRRRLKAASYDLLSEVESGMDIVVRALPAAHDASWLTLKRELGTVVRQPLAGHRGTSKR encoded by the coding sequence ATGCTCGCTCACGTGAATCGCATTACGAGGGGGAGCGACTATCAAGGTGTCGTTCGGCGTGGTGTGCGCCGCGTTGGCGCACACACGGTCATATACGTGCGGAAAAACCCTGATGTGCCTGCTGGTGCAGAGGGTGTTCCCGCACGTTTTGGTTTTATCGTGGCGAAAAATGTTGGCAATGCTGTGAAACGAAACAGTGTTCGTCGTCGGCTCAAAGCAGCCAGCTACGACCTGTTGTCTGAGGTTGAGTCCGGCATGGACATTGTGGTGCGGGCGTTGCCGGCAGCTCATGACGCCAGCTGGCTCACTTTGAAGCGCGAACTCGGCACGGTTGTTCGTCAACCCCTTGCCGGTCATCGAGGAACGTCGAAGCGATGA
- a CDS encoding IS1380 family transposase: MQLFHSSSRLSATFDDTNLVSAAGLVPAMALAVKTGLSDLADAWLTLPGYFGANSGLKVTALVAGMLAGADSIDDMALLRHGGMKKLFVGTYAPSTLGSFLRSFTFGHVRQLDAVAWRWLVNVAAHTPIVTGIDDYALVDIDDTIKEVHGYQKQGSGYGYSGVRGLNALIGIVSTRKAAPIIIGSRLRKGAAGSPRGAGKFVGDVLATVKRLRSQTAGGLVLLRADSAFYGHAVVAAAHRAGAKVSITARMDPAVKRAIGTITDDQWTTINYTDAIRDEATGAWISSAEVAEVVFTAFSSRKKAERIVGRLVVRRIPELNQKATEGQPTLFDTHRFHAFFTTSDLDTVTADQTHRQHAIIEQINADLKDSALAHLPSGVFTANAAWLVLATIAFNLSRAVGSLAGSDLGKARSGTIRRKLISIPARISTSARRITLHLPANWPWKPGWTTAFAAACGPPQTATT, encoded by the coding sequence ATGCAACTTTTCCACAGTTCCAGCCGCTTGTCAGCCACCTTCGATGACACAAATCTCGTGTCGGCCGCGGGGCTTGTCCCCGCGATGGCCTTGGCGGTGAAAACCGGCCTCAGCGACCTCGCCGACGCGTGGCTGACACTGCCGGGGTACTTCGGCGCGAACTCGGGGTTGAAAGTCACCGCGTTGGTCGCGGGGATGCTCGCTGGTGCCGATTCGATCGATGACATGGCGTTGCTGCGGCACGGCGGTATGAAGAAACTCTTCGTCGGGACGTATGCCCCGTCGACGTTGGGGTCGTTCCTGCGGTCGTTCACGTTTGGTCACGTCCGGCAGCTGGACGCCGTCGCCTGGCGGTGGCTGGTCAACGTCGCCGCACACACCCCGATCGTGACGGGAATCGACGACTATGCGCTGGTGGACATCGACGACACGATCAAGGAAGTCCACGGTTACCAGAAGCAAGGCTCCGGTTACGGCTACTCCGGAGTGCGCGGTTTAAACGCCCTGATCGGCATCGTCTCCACACGCAAGGCGGCGCCGATCATCATCGGGTCCCGACTGCGGAAAGGCGCGGCCGGTTCCCCGCGCGGCGCGGGAAAGTTCGTCGGGGATGTCCTCGCCACCGTGAAACGCCTCCGCAGCCAGACGGCCGGCGGCCTGGTGCTGCTGCGCGCGGACAGCGCGTTCTATGGGCACGCGGTCGTCGCCGCCGCGCACCGGGCTGGCGCAAAAGTGTCCATCACAGCCCGCATGGACCCGGCCGTTAAGCGCGCCATCGGCACGATCACCGATGACCAATGGACGACCATCAACTACACCGATGCGATCCGGGACGAGGCCACCGGCGCGTGGATCTCGTCCGCCGAGGTCGCGGAAGTCGTGTTCACCGCTTTCAGCTCACGCAAAAAGGCCGAACGCATCGTGGGGCGCCTGGTCGTGCGCCGGATCCCGGAGCTGAATCAGAAGGCCACCGAAGGGCAACCGACGCTGTTCGACACGCACCGGTTCCACGCGTTCTTCACCACCAGCGACCTGGACACCGTCACCGCGGACCAGACCCACCGGCAGCACGCCATCATCGAGCAGATTAACGCCGACCTTAAGGACAGCGCGCTGGCGCACCTGCCATCAGGTGTGTTCACGGCCAACGCGGCCTGGCTCGTGCTGGCCACGATCGCCTTCAACCTTTCGCGCGCCGTTGGTTCGCTGGCCGGCAGCGATCTCGGCAAGGCACGCAGCGGCACCATTCGTCGCAAACTCATCAGCATCCCCGCCCGCATCTCCACCTCGGCACGCAGGATCACCCTGCACCTCCCCGCCAACTGGCCATGGAAACCCGGATGGACGACCGCGTTCGCGGCGGCCTGCGGCCCGCCGCAAACCGCCACCACCTAA
- a CDS encoding PLP-dependent aminotransferase family protein, whose amino-acid sequence MTKQGSNQAGNNLDPWYHHYAERAAGLKASEVRALFAVASRPEVVSLAGGMPFVAALPHDLVTDAMSRVMTEQGATALQYGSGQGVPILREQITEVMALEGIRANADDVVVTTGSQHALELVSKLFLNPGDVVLAEGPSYVTAMVIFRSYQADVDHIPMDADGMIPEALRQHIARLKAAGRTIKFLYTIPSFHNPAGVTLSWARRLEILEICRTNNILVLEDNPYGLLYFDRPAPDAIRSVERDGVVYLGTFSKTLAPGFRVGWALAPHAIREKLVLANEAAVLSPSSFTQLIISEYLSTADWKGQINTFRGVYHERKDAMLAALQEYLPELTWTNPNGGFYVWVTLPERLDSKAMLPRAVKELVAYTPGTAFFADGAGRQNMRLSFCYPTADNIRVGIRRLATVIRGELDLLDTFAGTGSLNPLHDGQRFAAGPPNIS is encoded by the coding sequence GTGACGAAGCAGGGCTCCAACCAGGCCGGAAATAACCTCGACCCGTGGTATCACCACTACGCCGAACGAGCCGCGGGGCTCAAGGCCTCCGAGGTGCGCGCCCTGTTCGCCGTGGCCAGCCGGCCCGAGGTGGTCTCCCTCGCGGGCGGCATGCCCTTCGTTGCCGCACTACCGCATGACCTGGTGACGGATGCCATGTCTCGGGTGATGACCGAGCAGGGCGCCACTGCACTGCAATACGGCTCTGGTCAGGGAGTTCCCATTCTGAGAGAGCAGATTACCGAGGTCATGGCGCTGGAAGGCATCCGCGCTAACGCCGACGATGTGGTGGTAACCACCGGGTCCCAGCACGCCCTCGAACTCGTCAGCAAACTCTTTCTCAACCCGGGTGATGTCGTTCTCGCCGAGGGCCCGAGCTATGTCACGGCCATGGTTATTTTTCGTTCCTACCAGGCCGATGTTGACCATATCCCGATGGATGCCGATGGCATGATTCCGGAAGCCCTCCGGCAACACATTGCGCGCCTGAAGGCTGCCGGCCGCACCATCAAGTTTCTCTACACAATTCCCAGTTTTCACAACCCGGCCGGAGTTACCCTCTCCTGGGCACGACGCCTGGAAATTCTCGAGATTTGCCGCACCAACAACATTCTCGTCTTGGAAGACAATCCCTACGGCCTCCTCTACTTTGATCGACCAGCACCGGATGCGATCCGCTCAGTTGAGCGTGACGGCGTTGTGTACCTGGGAACATTCTCTAAAACCCTGGCTCCCGGCTTTCGTGTGGGTTGGGCCCTGGCCCCGCACGCCATCCGCGAGAAACTCGTGCTGGCCAACGAAGCCGCGGTGCTCTCCCCCAGCTCGTTCACCCAACTCATCATCTCGGAATATCTGTCCACCGCCGATTGGAAGGGGCAGATCAACACCTTCCGCGGCGTGTATCACGAGCGTAAAGACGCCATGTTGGCCGCCCTGCAGGAGTACCTGCCGGAGTTGACCTGGACCAACCCCAACGGCGGCTTCTACGTGTGGGTCACGTTGCCGGAACGCCTCGATTCCAAAGCCATGCTCCCCCGGGCGGTGAAGGAACTCGTGGCCTACACGCCGGGAACCGCGTTCTTTGCCGACGGAGCAGGTCGTCAGAATATGCGTCTGTCGTTCTGCTACCCCACAGCGGACAATATTCGGGTAGGCATTCGTCGCCTCGCCACCGTCATCCGCGGTGAGCTGGACCTTCTGGACACCTTCGCTGGAACCGGCTCACTCAACCCATTGCACGACGGCCAGCGTTTTGCGGCCGGCCCACCGAACATCTCTTAG
- the rsmG gene encoding 16S rRNA (guanine(527)-N(7))-methyltransferase RsmG, with amino-acid sequence MTVILEAEPDAAATLFGDQLEVARSFTKNLADQGEELGLIGPLELPRLWSRHILNCAAMATLLRPGRVGDVGSGAGLPGLVLAIARPDVTFFLIEPMERRVAWLNDQVKALGLANVTVVRSRAEDVKLAQPLDQVTARAVSAFRNLIPLTAPLLRAGGELLLMKGERASAEVDGAAKAIQKYRVHDVEILTLGEGLLADATRVIRATVR; translated from the coding sequence GTGACAGTGATACTTGAGGCTGAACCCGATGCCGCTGCGACTCTTTTTGGGGACCAGTTAGAGGTTGCCCGGTCATTCACGAAAAATCTCGCTGATCAGGGTGAAGAACTGGGCCTCATTGGGCCATTAGAGCTACCCAGGCTCTGGAGCCGCCACATCCTCAACTGTGCTGCAATGGCAACTTTGCTGCGGCCCGGACGAGTGGGCGATGTCGGGTCAGGAGCTGGTCTCCCCGGTCTCGTGCTAGCCATCGCGAGGCCGGACGTTACATTCTTCTTGATTGAGCCAATGGAACGTCGTGTGGCGTGGCTCAATGATCAAGTTAAGGCTTTAGGCTTAGCCAACGTCACAGTTGTACGTTCTCGAGCGGAGGACGTGAAATTGGCACAGCCCCTCGATCAGGTCACCGCTCGAGCCGTGAGTGCTTTTCGTAACCTCATCCCCCTGACCGCGCCGCTCTTGCGCGCGGGCGGGGAGCTTCTCCTGATGAAGGGTGAGCGTGCATCCGCTGAAGTGGATGGCGCAGCGAAGGCTATACAGAAATACCGGGTGCACGACGTGGAAATTCTCACCTTGGGTGAGGGCCTGTTGGCCGATGCCACCCGGGTAATTAGGGCTACAGTGAGGTAG
- a CDS encoding ParA family protein, protein MEADGLPPLAREIAELTRRRQVIASDSLPKPEKTRILTISNQKGGVGKTTTAVNLAAALSRQGARVLVIDLDPQGNASTALGVEHHADMPSVYDVIVSDTPMEDVVQKSPEFGSLYCVPATIHLAGAEIELVSLVAREQRLHRALDLYLKSLDDPFDYVFIDCPPSLGLLTINAFVAAREVLIPIQCEYYALEGLSQLLKNIQLIEKHLNPELTVSTILLTMYDGRTNLANQVAQDVREHFPKQVLDTLIPRSVRVSEAPSYGQSVISYDLNSAGSLSYLEAAAEIARRGAPKTGEH, encoded by the coding sequence CTGGAAGCGGATGGGCTGCCGCCGCTCGCACGAGAAATCGCCGAGCTAACCCGGAGGCGACAGGTTATTGCATCCGACAGCCTGCCGAAGCCCGAGAAGACGCGCATTCTCACGATTTCCAACCAAAAGGGTGGTGTTGGCAAGACCACGACAGCGGTGAATCTGGCTGCTGCATTATCTCGCCAAGGTGCCCGCGTGCTTGTTATTGACCTGGATCCTCAGGGCAACGCATCGACAGCGCTGGGTGTCGAGCACCACGCGGACATGCCGAGTGTCTATGACGTGATCGTCAGCGATACTCCCATGGAGGACGTCGTTCAGAAGAGCCCAGAATTTGGTTCTCTGTACTGCGTGCCCGCAACGATTCACCTGGCTGGCGCAGAGATCGAGCTCGTGTCACTCGTGGCGCGTGAACAACGGCTGCACCGCGCGTTGGATCTCTACCTGAAGAGTCTTGACGACCCTTTCGACTACGTCTTTATTGATTGCCCACCGTCCTTGGGCCTGCTCACCATCAATGCTTTCGTTGCGGCTCGTGAGGTTCTGATTCCGATTCAGTGCGAGTACTACGCTCTCGAGGGCTTGAGCCAGCTGCTCAAGAATATTCAGCTGATTGAGAAGCACCTCAATCCTGAACTGACCGTATCGACAATTCTGCTCACGATGTATGACGGTCGCACCAACTTGGCGAATCAAGTGGCTCAGGATGTTCGGGAACATTTCCCGAAGCAGGTTCTTGACACGCTGATTCCTCGTTCCGTGCGGGTGTCTGAGGCGCCGAGCTATGGTCAGAGTGTGATCAGTTACGACCTGAACTCCGCCGGATCTCTTTCATACCTCGAGGCAGCCGCAGAAATTGCTCGTCGCGGAGCACCGAAAACAGGGGAACACTAG
- the rpmH gene encoding 50S ribosomal protein L34, whose protein sequence is MSKRTFQPNNRRRAKVHGFRLRMRTRAGRAILGARRRKGRTELSA, encoded by the coding sequence ATGAGCAAGAGAACGTTCCAGCCGAACAACCGCCGTCGCGCCAAGGTGCACGGATTCCGTTTGCGTATGCGCACCCGTGCGGGTCGCGCTATCCTCGGTGCCCGCCGTCGTAAGGGTCGCACCGAACTCTCCGCCTAG
- the yidC gene encoding membrane protein insertase YidC: MGFIDTILWPLKWAVELLLVTFHSLFSALGIPSMGYDDGLTWVLSIVGLVLVVRAALIPIFVKQIKSQRKMLEVAPQLKKIQDKYKGKKDQFSREAMSRETMAMYKKTGTNPLSSCLPLLLQMPIFFALFSVLNAAQRSNAGVGPLDQSLAESFGNATLFGNAPLHDTFASQWTKMLAGTDFNGTVMIIAAIMVVLMTASQFITQLQIVSKNMSPETKASPMFKQQRIMLYLLPLVFAFSGVAFPLGVMFYWLTSNFWTMIQQFIVIRNMPTPGSEAAKAREERLARKGKLLATDGDIIVVDEPKKPIQRQQPVSKNRAKKQTGPKQ, encoded by the coding sequence ATGGGTTTCATAGATACGATCCTCTGGCCACTCAAATGGGCCGTCGAGCTTCTGCTCGTTACGTTCCATAGTCTGTTCTCTGCCCTGGGTATCCCGAGCATGGGTTACGATGACGGCCTCACTTGGGTGCTGTCTATCGTCGGACTCGTCCTCGTCGTTCGCGCTGCGCTCATCCCCATCTTCGTCAAGCAGATCAAGAGCCAGCGCAAGATGCTCGAGGTTGCGCCGCAGCTCAAGAAGATTCAGGACAAGTACAAGGGCAAGAAAGACCAGTTCTCTCGCGAAGCCATGTCGCGCGAGACGATGGCCATGTACAAGAAGACCGGTACGAACCCGCTGAGCTCCTGTCTGCCGCTCTTGCTGCAGATGCCAATCTTCTTCGCGCTCTTCTCCGTGCTGAACGCCGCACAGAGGTCCAACGCCGGCGTCGGTCCTCTTGATCAGAGCCTGGCCGAGAGCTTTGGTAACGCCACGCTGTTTGGTAACGCACCTTTACACGACACCTTCGCATCCCAGTGGACCAAGATGCTGGCCGGGACGGACTTCAACGGCACGGTCATGATTATTGCCGCCATCATGGTGGTGCTGATGACCGCGTCTCAGTTCATCACGCAGCTGCAGATCGTCTCGAAGAACATGTCTCCGGAGACCAAGGCAAGCCCCATGTTCAAGCAGCAGCGCATCATGCTGTACCTGCTTCCCCTCGTCTTCGCATTCTCCGGTGTCGCGTTCCCACTGGGTGTCATGTTTTACTGGTTGACATCGAACTTCTGGACGATGATTCAGCAGTTCATCGTGATCCGGAACATGCCGACGCCCGGTAGTGAGGCTGCCAAGGCACGCGAAGAGCGTCTTGCCCGTAAGGGAAAACTGTTGGCGACGGATGGCGACATCATTGTCGTAGACGAGCCCAAGAAGCCGATTCAGCGTCAGCAGCCGGTCAGTAAGAACCGTGCCAAGAAGCAAACCGGACCCAAGCAGTAG